Proteins from one Pygocentrus nattereri isolate fPygNat1 chromosome 16, fPygNat1.pri, whole genome shotgun sequence genomic window:
- the snx12 gene encoding sorting nexin-12 isoform X1, with translation MSEPTVADTRRLNSKPQDLTDAYGPPSNFLEIDVYDPQTIGVGRNRFTTYEVRMRTNLPIFKLKESCVRRRYSDFEWLKNELERDSKIVVPPLPGKALKRQLPFRGDEGIFEESFIEERRVGLEQFINRIAGHPLAQNERCLHMFLQEESIDRNYIPGKVRQ, from the exons atgtctgaACCCACGGTGGCCGACACTCGCCGGTTAAACTCAAAGCCCCAAGACCTCACGGATGCTTACGGACCTCCAAGTAATTTTCTGGAAATTGACGTCTACGACCCCCAAACTATTGGAGTTGGGCGGAATCGTTTCACAACTTACGAAGTCCGAATGAGG ACAAACCTCCCCATTTTCAAGTTGAAGGAGTCTTGTGTTCGAAGAAGGTACAGCGACTTTGAGTGGCTGAAAAATGAGCTGGAAAGAGACAGTAAG atTGTTGTGCCTCCTCTGCCTGGGAAAGCATTGAAGAGACAGCTCCCGTTCCGTGGTGATGAGGGAATATTTGAGGAGTCCTTTATTGAAGAGAGACGAGTTGGACTTGAACAGTTCATTAACAG AATTGCTGGTCACCCCTTGGCCCAGAATGAGCGCTGTCTTCACATGTTCCTGCAAGAGGAGAGCATTGATCGGAACTACATCCCTGGAAAAGTACGGCAGTAG
- the snx12 gene encoding sorting nexin-12 isoform X2, producing MSEPTVADTRRLNSKPQDLTDAYGPPSNFLEIDVYDPQTIGVGRNRFTTYEVRMRTNLPIFKLKESCVRRRYSDFEWLKNELERDSKIVVPPLPGKALKRQLPFRGDEGIFEESFIEERRVGLEQFINRIAGHPLAQNERCLHMFLQEESIDRNYIPGKV from the exons atgtctgaACCCACGGTGGCCGACACTCGCCGGTTAAACTCAAAGCCCCAAGACCTCACGGATGCTTACGGACCTCCAAGTAATTTTCTGGAAATTGACGTCTACGACCCCCAAACTATTGGAGTTGGGCGGAATCGTTTCACAACTTACGAAGTCCGAATGAGG ACAAACCTCCCCATTTTCAAGTTGAAGGAGTCTTGTGTTCGAAGAAGGTACAGCGACTTTGAGTGGCTGAAAAATGAGCTGGAAAGAGACAGTAAG atTGTTGTGCCTCCTCTGCCTGGGAAAGCATTGAAGAGACAGCTCCCGTTCCGTGGTGATGAGGGAATATTTGAGGAGTCCTTTATTGAAGAGAGACGAGTTGGACTTGAACAGTTCATTAACAG AATTGCTGGTCACCCCTTGGCCCAGAATGAGCGCTGTCTTCACATGTTCCTGCAAGAGGAGAGCATTGATCGGAACTACATCCCTGGAAAA
- the LOC108427930 gene encoding porphobilinogen deaminase-like isoform X1: MSAEANSETNSQDGDGKVSRVIRIGTRKSQLARIQTDSVAEKLKELYPDVHLEIVAMSTTGDKILDTALSKIGEKSLFTKELENALERNEVDLVVHSLKDLPTVLPLGFTIGAVLKRENPQDAVVLHPKHAGKSLDLLPNKSIIGTSSLRRAAQLKKRFPHLEFKDIRGNLNTRLKKLDENNDFSAIILAAAGLQRMGWETRISQVLGPEDCMYAVGQGALAVEVRARDQDILEMVSVLHDPDTVLRCIAERAFLRHLEGGCSVPVAVHTEVKNSQLYLTGAVYSLDGSDSLKETMQTSIALDSQEQEQVDEKVQRVGITALKVSGAAQDAAERLGVDLANLLLSKGAKEILTVARQLNDAR, encoded by the exons GATGGAGATGGCAAAGTCAGCAGGGTAATTCGCATTGGAACAAGGAAAAGCCAG CTGGCTCGCATTCAAACCGACAGTGTtgctgagaaactgaaagagtTATACCCCGACGTGCACTTGGAAATAG TGGCTATGTCAACAACAGGTGACAAAATACTTGACACAGCTTTATCAAAG ATAGGTGAAAAGAGTCTCTTCACAAAGGAGTTGGAGAATGCTTTGGAAAGAAATGA GGTAGACCTGGTTGTGCACTCTTTGAAAGATTTACCCACGGTTCTTCCTCTGGGTTTTACAATAGGAGCTGTGCTCAA GCGAGAAAATCCACAAGATGCAGTAGTTTTGCACCCCAAACATGCAGGGAAATCTCTGGATTTACTACCAAACAAGAG TATCATAGGCACCAGTTCCCTTCGCCGGGCTGCACAGTTAAAGAAAAGATTTCCTCACCTGGAGTTTAAGGATATT AGAGGTAATCTCAACACTCGACTGAAGAAGTTGGATGAGAATAATGACTTCTCTGCCATCATCCTGGCTGCAGCTGGTCTTCAGAGAATGGGTTGGGAAACCCGTATTAGTCAG GTCCTTGGTCCTGAAGATTGCATGTATGCCGTTGGACAG GGGGCTCTGGCTGTGGAGGTGAGGGCACGAGATCAGGACATTCTGGAGATGGTGTCAGTGCTGCATGATCCCGACACAGTGCTGCGCTGCATCGCAGAGAGAGCTTTTCTCAGACACCTG GAAGGAGGGTGCAGCGTTCCAgttgctgttcacacagaagtAAAGAATTCCCAG CTCTATCTAACTGGAGCAGTTTACAGTTTAGATGGCTCGGATAGTCTGAAGGAGACAATGCAGACCAGCATTGCTTTAGACAGTCAG GAGCAGGAGCAGGTTGATGAGAAAGTTCAGCGTGTGGGGATTACAGCACTGAAAGTCTCAggagctgctcaggatgctgcagAGAGGCTAGGAGTGGACCTCGCCAATCTGCTGCTGAGTAAAGGGGCCAAAGAGATTCTGACAGTAGCCAGACAGCTCAATGATGCACGGTAG
- the LOC108427930 gene encoding porphobilinogen deaminase-like isoform X2, producing the protein MADGVYKYIRDGDGKVSRVIRIGTRKSQLARIQTDSVAEKLKELYPDVHLEIVAMSTTGDKILDTALSKIGEKSLFTKELENALERNEVDLVVHSLKDLPTVLPLGFTIGAVLKRENPQDAVVLHPKHAGKSLDLLPNKSIIGTSSLRRAAQLKKRFPHLEFKDIRGNLNTRLKKLDENNDFSAIILAAAGLQRMGWETRISQVLGPEDCMYAVGQGALAVEVRARDQDILEMVSVLHDPDTVLRCIAERAFLRHLEGGCSVPVAVHTEVKNSQLYLTGAVYSLDGSDSLKETMQTSIALDSQEQEQVDEKVQRVGITALKVSGAAQDAAERLGVDLANLLLSKGAKEILTVARQLNDAR; encoded by the exons ATGGCAGACGGAGTGTATAAGTACATCAGG GATGGAGATGGCAAAGTCAGCAGGGTAATTCGCATTGGAACAAGGAAAAGCCAG CTGGCTCGCATTCAAACCGACAGTGTtgctgagaaactgaaagagtTATACCCCGACGTGCACTTGGAAATAG TGGCTATGTCAACAACAGGTGACAAAATACTTGACACAGCTTTATCAAAG ATAGGTGAAAAGAGTCTCTTCACAAAGGAGTTGGAGAATGCTTTGGAAAGAAATGA GGTAGACCTGGTTGTGCACTCTTTGAAAGATTTACCCACGGTTCTTCCTCTGGGTTTTACAATAGGAGCTGTGCTCAA GCGAGAAAATCCACAAGATGCAGTAGTTTTGCACCCCAAACATGCAGGGAAATCTCTGGATTTACTACCAAACAAGAG TATCATAGGCACCAGTTCCCTTCGCCGGGCTGCACAGTTAAAGAAAAGATTTCCTCACCTGGAGTTTAAGGATATT AGAGGTAATCTCAACACTCGACTGAAGAAGTTGGATGAGAATAATGACTTCTCTGCCATCATCCTGGCTGCAGCTGGTCTTCAGAGAATGGGTTGGGAAACCCGTATTAGTCAG GTCCTTGGTCCTGAAGATTGCATGTATGCCGTTGGACAG GGGGCTCTGGCTGTGGAGGTGAGGGCACGAGATCAGGACATTCTGGAGATGGTGTCAGTGCTGCATGATCCCGACACAGTGCTGCGCTGCATCGCAGAGAGAGCTTTTCTCAGACACCTG GAAGGAGGGTGCAGCGTTCCAgttgctgttcacacagaagtAAAGAATTCCCAG CTCTATCTAACTGGAGCAGTTTACAGTTTAGATGGCTCGGATAGTCTGAAGGAGACAATGCAGACCAGCATTGCTTTAGACAGTCAG GAGCAGGAGCAGGTTGATGAGAAAGTTCAGCGTGTGGGGATTACAGCACTGAAAGTCTCAggagctgctcaggatgctgcagAGAGGCTAGGAGTGGACCTCGCCAATCTGCTGCTGAGTAAAGGGGCCAAAGAGATTCTGACAGTAGCCAGACAGCTCAATGATGCACGGTAG